A single genomic interval of Geotrypetes seraphini chromosome 1, aGeoSer1.1, whole genome shotgun sequence harbors:
- the LOC117346364 gene encoding uncharacterized protein LOC117346364 isoform X1: protein MNINNPDFKKKTSEADEVPREGTDSKKVLTEASNKEPQKDQAAEKEKVLLKAKEMEEKEKKKKSEKCHNTEKEVSSPMGEHSKHSHEVVRKKWRLFPFHTKKRVKENDVVSVYHSAESVASTIYDDALSQSSSKESVEEIVVTSHTIFSYLGITKPTTTIIKKALRTTVRSHQINPTFSKLCWSCGAQTERMARGRRNSLKTVHLGSQRNKGLRMLTPRRDRESPEDNREEKNFLIHNSLECTQSA, encoded by the exons ATGAACATCAACAATccagactttaaaaaaaagactAGCGAGGCAGATGAAGTACCAAGAGAGGGAACTGACTCGAAGAAAGTGTTGACAGAGGCTTCCAATAAAGAACCACAGAAGGATCaggcagcagagaaggaaaaagtgTTACTTAAAGCaaaagaaatggaggaaaaagagaaaaagaagaagagtgaAAAATGTCATAATACGGAAAAAGAGGTCTCTAGCCCAATGGGAGAACATTCTAAGCATAGTCACGAAGTCGTAAGAAAGAAATGGCGTCTCTTTCCATTTCACACCAAAAAAAG GGTTAAGGAAAATGATGTCGTTTCAGTGTACCACAGTGCCGAGTCAGTTGCTTCAACTATCTACGATGACGCTCTCAGTCAATCAAGTTCCAAAGAATCTGTAGAGGAAATAGTTGTAACCAGCCATACTATATTTTCATATCTTGGAATAACCAAACCTACTACTACCATTATTAAAAA AGCCTTACGGACGACTGTACGCTCCCATCAAATTAATCCCACTTTTTCCAAACTCTGCTGGTCTTGTGGTGCACAAACAG AGAGGATGGCAAGAGGAAGAAGAAACAGCCTGAAGACAGTGCATCTGGGATCCCAGAGGAACAAAGGGCTGAGAATGTTGACCCCCAGAAGAGATCGGGAGAGCCCTGAAGACAACAGAGAAGAGAAAA
- the LOC117346364 gene encoding uncharacterized protein LOC117346364 isoform X2, translating to MNINNPDFKKKTSEADEVPREGTDSKKVLTEASNKEPQKDQAAEKEKVLLKAKEMEEKEKKKKSEKCHNTEKEVSSPMGEHSKHSHEVVRKKWRLFPFHTKKRVKENDVVSVYHSAESVASTIYDDALSQSSSKESVEEIVVTSHTIFSYLGITKPTTTIIKKEDGKRKKKQPEDSASGIPEEQRAENVDPQKRSGEP from the exons ATGAACATCAACAATccagactttaaaaaaaagactAGCGAGGCAGATGAAGTACCAAGAGAGGGAACTGACTCGAAGAAAGTGTTGACAGAGGCTTCCAATAAAGAACCACAGAAGGATCaggcagcagagaaggaaaaagtgTTACTTAAAGCaaaagaaatggaggaaaaagagaaaaagaagaagagtgaAAAATGTCATAATACGGAAAAAGAGGTCTCTAGCCCAATGGGAGAACATTCTAAGCATAGTCACGAAGTCGTAAGAAAGAAATGGCGTCTCTTTCCATTTCACACCAAAAAAAG GGTTAAGGAAAATGATGTCGTTTCAGTGTACCACAGTGCCGAGTCAGTTGCTTCAACTATCTACGATGACGCTCTCAGTCAATCAAGTTCCAAAGAATCTGTAGAGGAAATAGTTGTAACCAGCCATACTATATTTTCATATCTTGGAATAACCAAACCTACTACTACCATTATTAAAAA AGAGGATGGCAAGAGGAAGAAGAAACAGCCTGAAGACAGTGCATCTGGGATCCCAGAGGAACAAAGGGCTGAGAATGTTGACCCCCAGAAGAGATCGGGAGAGCCCTGA